One genomic window of Coffea eugenioides isolate CCC68of chromosome 1, Ceug_1.0, whole genome shotgun sequence includes the following:
- the LOC113749148 gene encoding salicylic acid-binding protein 2-like: protein MATFYGFLVGLAIVFLACSPSSSAVHFVLIHGSGHGAWCWYKLATLLEQAGHKVAAVDLAYSGRNQVPLEFVHTFDEYHKPLFKYLESLSPKDKVVLVGHSYGGYGVSSGLERFPEKVLGGVFASAFMVGPNFTLEDTNKFLPRPDQVDDSFVIGDPIRIVLFGPHFAATMLYQNSPPEDLKLANYSIRLTQIFRGDLANRQIRVTKERFGTVPRAYVAGLEDKIITPDVQRAMIKSTPPQVVREIEGADHMIMFSKPQEFANNLIEIAESFELFGLGGRPHGYAF, encoded by the exons ATGGCTACTTTCTATGGATTTCTAGTTGGCCTTGCGATAGTATTCTTGGCTTGTTCTCCCTCTTCCTCTGCAGTGCACTTTGTGTTGATTCATGGTAGTGGTCATGGAGCATGGTGTTGGTATAAGTTGGCGACTTTGCTGGAGCAAGCGGGCCACAAAGTCGCGGCAGTGGATTTAGCTTATTCTGGGAGAAATCAAGTGCCACTGGAATTTGTGCATACCTTTGATGAATACCACAAACCTTTATTCAAATACTTGGAGTCTTTATCTCCTAAGGATAAGGTAGTTCTTGTTGGCCACAGCTATGGTGGTTATGGTGTTTCCTCAGGCCTGGAAAGGTTTCCAGAAAAGGTTCTTGGTGGTGTTTTTGCTTCGGCCTTCATGGTCGGGCCTAACTTTACACTTGAGGACACTAACAAG TTCCTTCCACGGCCAGATCAAGTAGACGACAGTTTTGTTATTGGAGATCCTATAAGAATTGTCCTCTTTGGGCCCCACTTTGCAGCAACAATGCTATACCAGAATTCTCCTCCAGAG GATCTGAAACTTGCAAATTATTCTATAAGATTAACTCAGATCTTCCGTGGAGATTTGGCAAATAGACAAATTCGGGTTACAAAAGAGAGGTTTGGAACAGTTCCTCGAGCCTATGTTGCTGGCTTGGAGGATAAGATAATTACTCCTGATGTGCAGCGGGCTATGATAAAGAGCACTCCTCCACAAGTGGTGAGAGAAATCGAGGGGGCAGACCATATGATTATGTTTTCTAAACCTCAAGAATTTGCCAACAATTTGATTGAAATAGCTGAGTCGTTTGAGTTGTTTGGTCTGGGGGGCAGGCCACACGGTTATGCTTTCTAA